In one Winogradskyella sp. MH6 genomic region, the following are encoded:
- a CDS encoding peroxiredoxin family protein, with protein sequence MRYLLGLLVSVLIFSCKNDTKTNSQNQSKSLKSGTYRASILIQDNEEIPFIFKVESDKTLEIYNADEIIVVDEIDYQNDSVYINLPVFKDFLVAKITEENNLSGYYVSPDRNRKVPFEATYKNAIRFGTGTGAAYNIEGVWETVFSKGVEGDEYIAKGIFKQQDDGKVTGTFRTTTGDYRYLEGVLDGTRLKLSTFDGAHAFYFTATVTDSTMNGYFYSGNHWKEPFEAKRNANYELPSSNTLTYLKEGYDSLDFVFPNTSDELMSLKDDRFKDKVVVVQIMGTWCPNCLDESKYYADFYKKNKDKGIEFVALAFEYAKDKETAFSRIDRLASKININYPILLAQYGGADKTKAQEKLPMLNHVLSYPTSIFIDKKGRVRKIHTGFNGPATGEKYSEFKNEFENFVAELLSE encoded by the coding sequence ATGCGATATTTATTAGGACTTTTGGTAAGCGTATTAATTTTTTCTTGTAAGAACGATACTAAAACCAATTCTCAAAACCAAAGCAAATCATTAAAGTCAGGAACCTACAGAGCCTCAATTCTAATTCAAGATAATGAGGAAATTCCATTTATCTTCAAGGTTGAATCTGATAAAACTTTAGAGATTTACAATGCAGATGAAATTATCGTTGTTGATGAAATAGACTATCAGAATGATTCAGTATATATTAACTTACCAGTATTTAAAGATTTTTTGGTCGCTAAAATAACTGAAGAGAATAACTTATCTGGTTATTATGTTAGTCCTGATAGAAATAGAAAAGTACCCTTTGAGGCGACTTACAAAAATGCCATAAGGTTCGGAACAGGAACAGGTGCGGCTTATAATATTGAAGGTGTTTGGGAAACGGTTTTTAGTAAAGGTGTTGAAGGTGATGAGTATATAGCTAAGGGTATTTTTAAGCAACAAGATGACGGTAAGGTTACAGGAACCTTTAGAACTACAACAGGAGATTATCGTTATTTGGAAGGTGTATTAGACGGTACACGATTAAAACTTTCAACCTTTGATGGAGCTCATGCTTTTTATTTTACAGCAACAGTTACAGACAGTACAATGAATGGTTATTTTTATTCTGGTAACCACTGGAAAGAGCCTTTTGAGGCCAAACGCAATGCCAACTACGAACTGCCGAGCTCTAACACATTAACCTATTTAAAAGAAGGTTATGACAGTTTAGACTTTGTGTTTCCTAATACCTCAGATGAGTTGATGAGTCTAAAGGATGACCGTTTTAAAGATAAAGTTGTTGTGGTGCAAATAATGGGAACTTGGTGTCCTAATTGTTTAGATGAAAGTAAATACTACGCAGACTTTTACAAGAAAAACAAAGATAAAGGTATAGAGTTTGTTGCTTTAGCCTTTGAGTATGCAAAGGATAAAGAAACTGCCTTTAGTCGTATAGATCGTTTGGCGAGTAAAATAAATATAAATTACCCTATACTTTTAGCACAATATGGTGGTGCAGATAAAACAAAAGCACAAGAAAAGTTACCGATGCTTAATCATGTGTTGTCATATCCAACTTCAATTTTTATAGATAAAAAAGGAAGGGTTAGAAAAATACACACAGGTTTTAATGGCCCAGCAACTGGCGAAAAATATTCTGAATTTAAAAACGAGTTTGAAAATTTTGTAGCTGAGTTGCTGAGCGAATAA
- a CDS encoding RNA polymerase sigma factor translates to MITEKDFTTIYNTHASKVHRLCLGYASGDQYIANEWLQETFIKVWNHRKSFKGEASINTWIYRIAVNTCLSDLRKTKKSVPINESILMNNTIDRNITEHELKLKKMYSCIDKLTEQNKALILLELEDLPQATIAETVGLAHGTLRTRLSRIRKSLLKCITNGK, encoded by the coding sequence ATGATTACAGAAAAAGACTTTACAACAATTTACAATACACATGCCTCAAAAGTCCATAGACTTTGCCTGGGCTATGCGTCTGGTGACCAGTATATTGCAAATGAATGGCTACAAGAAACGTTTATAAAAGTTTGGAATCATAGAAAATCATTTAAAGGAGAAGCTTCAATTAACACATGGATTTATAGAATAGCAGTAAACACATGCTTGAGCGATTTGCGCAAAACCAAAAAAAGTGTTCCCATTAACGAGTCTATATTAATGAACAATACTATTGATCGTAACATTACTGAACATGAGTTAAAGCTCAAAAAAATGTACAGCTGCATAGATAAATTAACCGAACAGAATAAAGCCTTAATCCTTTTAGAATTAGAAGATTTACCTCAAGCAACCATAGCAGAAACCGTTGGATTAGCACATGGCACGCTTAGAACACGACTAAGCCGAATAAGAAAATCACTTTTAAAATGTATTACAAATGGAAAATGA
- a CDS encoding alpha/beta fold hydrolase — protein MKTIVILILSTFFSFSFPTEQTPKAIHVEVSGKGKPIILIPGFTVPGEVWNPLVKELENNYECHVVTLAGFGGKAPIEFPWLPKVNESLHSYITDNNLENVTIISHSLGGTIATWLASRDQSKVSNIVIVDALPATGALMFPNYNPDSLSYDSPYNKQQLAMNDEQFEQMATAMSQGMSLNKSAQEDIKAWIIKADRKTYVYGYTDYLKLDLREDLKNITIPTTIIAATKPYGKDMVTKTYNDQYANLKDYNFILADDAAHFIMLDQPDWFLDTVKTVLSPQ, from the coding sequence ATGAAAACAATAGTAATATTAATTCTTTCAACATTTTTTTCTTTTTCGTTTCCAACAGAGCAAACACCAAAAGCTATACACGTAGAAGTCTCAGGAAAAGGTAAACCCATTATTCTAATTCCCGGATTTACAGTTCCTGGAGAAGTTTGGAATCCATTAGTTAAAGAATTGGAAAACAACTATGAATGCCATGTGGTAACTTTAGCTGGTTTTGGTGGCAAAGCACCTATTGAATTTCCTTGGTTACCTAAAGTTAATGAATCGCTACACAGCTACATTACAGACAACAACTTAGAAAATGTCACTATTATTAGTCATAGCTTGGGTGGCACAATAGCTACATGGCTCGCCAGTAGAGATCAGTCTAAGGTTTCTAACATAGTTATTGTAGATGCTCTACCTGCAACAGGTGCTTTGATGTTTCCTAATTATAACCCAGATAGTTTATCCTACGACAGCCCATATAATAAGCAGCAGCTTGCCATGAACGACGAACAATTTGAACAAATGGCTACAGCAATGTCTCAAGGTATGAGCCTTAACAAATCAGCACAAGAAGACATTAAAGCATGGATAATAAAAGCTGACCGAAAGACTTATGTTTATGGCTATACAGATTATCTGAAGTTAGACCTTAGAGAAGATTTAAAAAATATTACGATACCAACAACAATTATTGCCGCAACAAAACCCTATGGCAAGGACATGGTTACAAAAACCTATAATGACCAATATGCTAATCTGAAAGATTATAATTTTATTTTAGCTGATGATGCTGCACATTTTATTATGTTAGATCAACCTGATTGGTTTTTAGATACAGTCAAAACGGTTTTATCACCTCAATAA
- a CDS encoding DUF481 domain-containing protein, translating to MKKILYFLLLFPIWLSAQINESDSLKIKADLSLTGFWQGGNVETLIFRAKSGVTYKPWKKWVVKTQNSYVYQEFGKEKADADFLSLNFLYFNPEKKIYPQLLGFLSTNYRREISSRSLLGGGVTFQVYKKDKNWLKFSLTSEYEQTNFNNTNFNLNDYDGKDEINTWRSTVWVSGKYYLFKEKMILSHESYVQPSLEESNNYRWQADFGLEFPIWKFLNFKINYLHTFESIVVQDQKREDQFLTFGLTLKSY from the coding sequence ATGAAAAAGATATTATATTTTTTATTGCTATTTCCAATATGGCTTTCTGCACAAATCAATGAAAGTGATTCGTTAAAGATTAAAGCCGACTTGTCGCTCACAGGCTTTTGGCAAGGTGGTAATGTAGAGACTTTAATTTTTAGAGCTAAATCTGGTGTTACCTACAAACCTTGGAAAAAATGGGTCGTAAAAACCCAAAACTCTTATGTGTATCAGGAGTTTGGTAAAGAAAAAGCCGATGCTGATTTTTTAAGCCTTAACTTTCTATACTTTAACCCTGAAAAAAAGATATATCCACAACTTTTGGGCTTTCTAAGTACTAACTATAGGCGAGAAATCAGTTCGCGTTCTTTGTTGGGTGGTGGAGTTACTTTTCAGGTGTATAAAAAAGATAAGAATTGGTTGAAGTTTTCTTTGACCAGTGAGTATGAGCAAACCAATTTTAATAATACAAATTTTAATCTTAACGATTACGACGGTAAAGATGAAATTAATACTTGGCGTAGCACAGTATGGGTAAGCGGAAAGTATTATCTTTTTAAAGAAAAAATGATTTTAAGCCACGAAAGTTATGTGCAGCCATCTTTAGAAGAAAGCAATAATTACCGTTGGCAAGCAGATTTTGGACTCGAATTCCCAATCTGGAAATTCCTCAATTTTAAGATTAATTACTTACATACGTTTGAAAGTATTGTAGTGCAAGACCAAAAACGTGAGGATCAGTTTTTAACTTTTGGATTGACGTTGAAGAGTTATTGA
- a CDS encoding DUF2199 domain-containing protein, which translates to MRLSKIFRKGKETTFKCNCCGTEYDEIPLCFGSEFPDYYFSIPPEEIEKRVELEKSLCVINKTHFFHRGRITIPILDFNKDLYFDIWTSISPENFEIRMNCWGSPNRKDFGPYFGWLQNQIPTYENTINIKSIAIEQDAGTIPEIEITEENHQLGIDQNNGITYKKAMEIVQYALKLQHE; encoded by the coding sequence ATGAGATTATCGAAAATATTCAGAAAAGGAAAAGAAACAACTTTTAAATGTAACTGTTGCGGAACTGAATATGACGAAATTCCTTTGTGTTTTGGTTCTGAATTTCCTGACTACTACTTCTCTATTCCACCAGAGGAAATTGAAAAACGTGTAGAACTTGAAAAAAGTTTATGTGTAATAAACAAAACTCATTTCTTTCACAGAGGACGAATAACAATACCTATTTTGGATTTTAATAAAGACTTATATTTTGACATTTGGACTTCAATAAGTCCTGAAAATTTTGAAATTAGGATGAACTGTTGGGGAAGCCCTAATCGTAAAGACTTTGGACCTTATTTTGGTTGGTTACAAAATCAAATTCCGACCTATGAAAATACTATTAACATAAAATCAATTGCGATTGAACAAGACGCAGGAACTATTCCTGAAATTGAAATTACGGAAGAAAATCACCAATTAGGAATTGACCAAAATAACGGAATAACTTATAAAAAAGCAATGGAAATTGTACAATATGCCCTTAAGTTACAACACGAATAA
- a CDS encoding short-chain fatty acid transporter, with product MITKLGQKFTDGFTKYMPSAYVFALLLTLLTCILALAFTDSKPITILEGWYNGFWSLLAFGMQIVLIIITAYCIAQSSPVKKGIDYITKYIKTPTQVYVIIIALGALLSLISFGMVVVTAILGRELALRIKGIHYPFLVACVYFSFNGWVCGLSSSIALLLNTENNFLIQEGILNDTISTSYSLGANLNFAMIILFVVVSPILIWLLIPKSYKGKELKDLQTLLDDEESSVKDEALSYKLPYKALSDALNNAGWLQLTVAALGLIYIVYHFKTKGFDLNFNIMIFIFIVVGMLLHITPMRYSIAMKRASSNISGVLFQYPFYAGIMGIMLASGLGEKISDSLVSIATTENYAFISYITGGVINFAIPSAGGEFAVIGPSIISMVQELGSSLSPTEITAMTARASMSVAYGESLSNLLQPFFLLIVFPVMGKGIKIQARDIIGYLFIPFVVLFVIQALLVTYLPY from the coding sequence ATGATTACCAAACTCGGTCAAAAATTTACAGACGGTTTTACCAAATACATGCCTAGCGCATACGTCTTTGCACTACTACTTACGTTATTAACTTGTATTTTGGCGCTTGCGTTTACAGACAGCAAACCCATAACTATTTTAGAAGGCTGGTATAATGGTTTCTGGAGTCTCCTAGCCTTTGGGATGCAAATTGTGCTCATTATTATTACTGCCTATTGTATTGCTCAATCTTCGCCTGTAAAAAAAGGCATTGACTATATTACTAAATACATAAAAACACCAACACAAGTCTATGTTATAATTATTGCTCTTGGCGCACTACTCTCTCTTATTAGCTTTGGCATGGTTGTGGTTACTGCGATTTTAGGACGCGAGTTGGCATTACGTATTAAAGGCATTCATTACCCTTTTTTGGTGGCTTGTGTATACTTTTCTTTTAATGGCTGGGTTTGTGGACTATCAAGCTCTATTGCCTTATTACTAAATACCGAAAATAACTTTTTAATACAAGAAGGTATTTTAAACGATACGATTTCTACAAGCTATAGCTTAGGAGCAAATCTAAACTTTGCCATGATTATTTTGTTTGTAGTGGTTTCACCAATTTTAATCTGGTTGCTCATTCCAAAATCTTACAAAGGCAAAGAACTCAAAGATTTGCAAACCTTATTAGACGACGAGGAAAGCTCAGTAAAAGACGAAGCGCTCTCTTATAAACTGCCATACAAAGCACTTTCTGACGCCTTAAATAACGCTGGCTGGTTACAGCTTACCGTTGCAGCATTAGGATTAATATACATTGTCTACCACTTTAAAACTAAGGGTTTTGACCTCAACTTTAATATTATGATTTTTATCTTCATTGTGGTTGGCATGTTACTGCACATTACACCTATGCGCTATAGTATTGCTATGAAACGTGCCAGTAGCAATATATCTGGCGTGTTGTTTCAATATCCATTTTATGCTGGTATTATGGGTATTATGTTGGCTTCTGGTTTGGGTGAAAAAATAAGCGACTCTTTAGTTTCTATTGCGACTACAGAGAATTACGCCTTCATCTCTTACATAACAGGAGGAGTCATTAATTTTGCCATACCTTCTGCAGGTGGTGAGTTTGCCGTTATTGGCCCAAGCATTATTAGCATGGTACAAGAGCTTGGATCTAGCCTCTCACCTACCGAAATTACAGCCATGACAGCCAGAGCTTCTATGTCTGTAGCTTATGGAGAAAGCTTAAGTAACTTGTTACAACCTTTCTTTTTGCTCATTGTATTCCCAGTAATGGGTAAAGGCATTAAAATACAAGCCAGAGATATTATTGGTTATTTGTTTATCCCTTTTGTGGTATTATTTGTGATACAAGCACTTTTGGTGACGTATTTACCCTATTAA
- the recG gene encoding ATP-dependent DNA helicase RecG, with product MSVNLQTPIDYLKGVGPNRADLLRSELGIHTYQDLINLFPNRYIDRTKYYKINQLQRNNAEVQVIGQITSFREVAQKRGKRLVAEFRDDTGVMELVWFRGQKWIRESLKTGQPYVIFGKTNWFNGKFSMPHPELELLSEHKKNLRSAMQAIYPSTEKLSNKGITNRTVSKIMQQLFLETKGRYAETLSDTIRGELKLLSKSDALFNVHFPKSPELLSRAQFRLKFEELFYIQLQLILKNLIHKTKVKGYVFDKVGDYFNTFFKDHLPFDLTNAQKRVIKEIRADLGSNAQMNRLLQGDVGSGKTIVAFMSILMGLDNGFQCCLMAPTEILSVQHYNGLLEWCNELNISISLLTGSTKTSDRKIIHQNLENGTLQILIGTHALLEDKVKFKNLGLAIIDEQHRFGVKQRSKLWHKNELPPNVLVMTATPIPRTLAMSVYGDLDISIIDELPAGRKPIKTVHRYDNNRLKVFRFMKDEIAKGRQIYVVYPLIQESEKMDYKDLMDGYESISREFPTPNYQISIVHGKMKAEDKDYEMQRFAEGKTNIMVATTVIEVGVNVPNASVMVIESAERFGLSQLHQLRGRVGRGAEQSYCILMTGHKLSNDSKTRLETMVRSSDGFEIAEVDLKLRGPGDIMGTQQSGVLNLRIADIVKDKDILQSARHHAKSVLNLDPSLALPEHKMILNTYRQMSKYRNIWNYIS from the coding sequence ATGAGTGTGAATTTACAAACACCTATTGATTACCTCAAAGGAGTTGGACCAAACCGAGCCGATTTATTGCGCTCAGAGTTGGGTATTCACACCTATCAGGATTTAATTAATCTCTTCCCAAATCGCTACATCGACCGCACCAAATATTACAAAATCAACCAATTACAGCGTAACAATGCAGAAGTTCAGGTCATTGGACAAATAACCAGCTTTAGAGAGGTTGCGCAAAAACGCGGAAAACGCTTAGTAGCGGAATTTAGAGACGATACTGGTGTTATGGAACTCGTATGGTTTAGAGGACAAAAATGGATTAGAGAAAGCCTAAAAACCGGACAACCCTATGTGATTTTTGGTAAAACAAATTGGTTTAATGGTAAATTTAGCATGCCACATCCTGAGCTAGAACTGCTATCAGAACACAAAAAAAATCTACGCTCTGCCATGCAAGCGATTTACCCTTCTACAGAAAAACTATCCAATAAAGGGATTACAAATCGTACGGTTAGCAAAATAATGCAGCAATTATTTTTGGAAACCAAAGGGAGATATGCCGAAACTTTATCTGATACAATTAGAGGAGAATTAAAATTATTATCAAAATCTGATGCACTTTTTAATGTGCATTTTCCGAAGTCTCCAGAGCTGCTTTCGAGAGCTCAATTTCGACTAAAATTTGAAGAATTATTTTACATACAATTACAACTAATTCTAAAAAATTTAATTCATAAAACGAAAGTTAAAGGTTATGTTTTTGACAAAGTAGGAGACTATTTCAACACCTTTTTTAAAGACCATTTACCGTTCGATTTAACCAATGCACAGAAACGTGTCATTAAAGAAATCAGGGCAGATTTAGGCAGTAATGCACAAATGAACCGCCTTTTACAAGGAGATGTAGGTTCTGGCAAAACCATAGTTGCCTTTATGTCAATTCTCATGGGACTTGACAACGGTTTTCAATGCTGCTTAATGGCACCAACTGAAATTTTGTCAGTCCAGCACTACAACGGATTACTTGAATGGTGTAATGAATTGAATATCAGTATTTCACTATTAACAGGATCAACTAAAACTTCAGATAGAAAAATTATTCATCAAAATCTTGAAAATGGCACTTTACAAATCCTAATTGGCACTCATGCGCTGCTCGAAGATAAGGTAAAATTTAAAAATTTAGGACTTGCCATTATCGATGAGCAACATCGTTTTGGAGTAAAACAAAGATCGAAATTGTGGCATAAAAACGAACTGCCTCCAAATGTTTTAGTCATGACTGCAACTCCAATTCCGAGAACCTTGGCAATGTCTGTTTATGGCGACTTGGATATTTCAATTATTGACGAATTACCTGCTGGTAGAAAACCGATAAAAACGGTTCATCGATACGACAATAATCGACTGAAAGTTTTTCGATTTATGAAAGACGAAATTGCCAAAGGCAGACAAATTTATGTGGTCTATCCTTTAATTCAGGAAAGTGAAAAAATGGATTACAAAGATTTGATGGATGGCTACGAAAGTATTTCCAGAGAGTTTCCTACACCAAACTATCAAATCTCAATAGTCCATGGTAAAATGAAAGCCGAAGACAAAGATTATGAGATGCAACGCTTCGCAGAAGGTAAAACCAACATTATGGTTGCCACTACTGTAATTGAAGTTGGCGTTAATGTACCTAACGCATCTGTAATGGTTATTGAAAGTGCTGAACGCTTTGGTTTATCGCAACTGCATCAGCTTAGAGGACGTGTTGGCCGTGGTGCTGAGCAGAGTTACTGTATTTTAATGACTGGCCATAAATTGAGTAACGATAGTAAAACCAGATTGGAAACCATGGTACGCTCTAGCGATGGTTTTGAAATTGCCGAAGTAGATCTAAAACTCAGAGGTCCTGGAGATATTATGGGCACACAACAAAGTGGTGTTTTAAATCTTAGAATTGCAGATATTGTGAAGGATAAAGATATTCTACAAAGCGCACGACACCACGCTAAATCTGTTTTGAATTTGGATCCAAGTTTAGCTTTACCTGAACATAAAATGATTTTGAACACTTACAGACAAATGAGTAAGTACCGTAATATCTGGAATTACATTAGTTAA
- a CDS encoding M1 family metallopeptidase — protein sequence MKRLLVLFLLFISVFSNAQQTEFVDFKIGYVELDMRFDKLDSIRGVMQYTFDILKPIDSVFLDAKGVAFKNVFLNENKIEFYNDGKKLWIINNFEVSSNNKLYFQFASNPKKALYVVDKENSYQVWTQGQGKYTSNWLPSIDDVNDKIIFGLSVASDKSYEVISNGVLDQFYSQENDNLWFFKTKHPMSSYLVALVIGKYNKKTETSKSGIPLEYYYYPEDSLKVEPTYRYSKRMFDFLEEEIGFAYPWQNYKQVPVHDFLYAGMENTSCTIFSDAFMVDDIGFNDKSYVNVNAHELAHQWFGDLVTATSGEHHWLQEGFATYYALLAERDIFGDNHYYFKLYESAVDLGRQDLAGDGTSLLNPKSSSLTFYQRGAWVLHALRSLVGDEVYKKAVKSYLEKHQFKNVETSDFIKEVERFYGKSLNTFVNVWIKQKDFPVDAAFGLLQEQSTFINEYIMVDCQAKTSKCEDYLKYYVSDEAKVKVISQMPELVTNDTFKHGFKVRQAISQYVRQIPKELKDEYETLLDDKSYITIENALYNLWTSFPEERAKYLSKTRNVVGFNDKNVRLLWIALNLNTPFYQADNKQGLFEELVGYTDERYNADLRMNAFNYLNLMNACNDTCKANLEKAKSHHNWRMVKFAKDMSEKLENKK from the coding sequence ATGAAAAGATTATTGGTATTGTTTCTTCTGTTCATTTCGGTGTTTTCTAATGCACAGCAAACGGAGTTTGTAGATTTTAAAATTGGTTATGTAGAGCTAGACATGCGTTTCGATAAATTAGATAGTATTCGAGGTGTTATGCAATATACGTTTGATATTTTAAAGCCAATTGATTCTGTTTTTTTGGATGCTAAGGGTGTTGCGTTTAAAAATGTGTTTTTAAATGAAAACAAAATCGAATTTTATAACGATGGCAAGAAGCTTTGGATTATAAATAACTTTGAGGTTTCTTCAAATAATAAACTCTATTTTCAGTTTGCTTCTAATCCCAAAAAGGCTCTCTATGTAGTTGATAAAGAGAATTCTTATCAGGTTTGGACTCAAGGTCAGGGAAAATACACAAGCAATTGGTTGCCAAGTATAGATGATGTTAATGACAAAATTATATTTGGTCTGTCTGTGGCTTCTGATAAATCTTATGAGGTTATAAGTAATGGTGTTTTGGATCAATTCTATTCTCAAGAAAATGATAATTTGTGGTTTTTTAAAACAAAACACCCTATGTCTAGCTACTTGGTTGCTTTAGTTATTGGTAAATACAACAAAAAGACAGAAACCTCTAAAAGTGGTATTCCTCTAGAGTATTATTACTATCCAGAAGATTCTTTAAAAGTTGAGCCAACCTATCGTTATAGTAAAAGAATGTTCGACTTTTTAGAGGAAGAGATTGGGTTTGCGTATCCATGGCAAAACTACAAACAAGTGCCAGTGCATGATTTTTTATATGCAGGCATGGAAAATACAAGTTGTACCATTTTTTCGGATGCTTTTATGGTAGATGATATAGGTTTTAATGATAAAAGCTATGTAAATGTTAATGCTCATGAATTGGCGCATCAGTGGTTTGGTGATTTGGTAACGGCTACTTCTGGTGAACACCATTGGTTGCAAGAAGGCTTTGCGACATACTACGCCTTGTTGGCAGAGCGCGATATTTTTGGTGATAACCATTATTATTTCAAATTATATGAGTCTGCTGTAGATCTTGGACGACAAGATTTAGCTGGTGATGGTACATCGCTTCTCAATCCAAAATCGAGCAGCTTAACCTTTTATCAACGTGGTGCTTGGGTGCTTCATGCGTTGCGTAGCTTGGTTGGTGATGAAGTGTATAAAAAGGCTGTTAAATCCTATTTAGAAAAACATCAGTTTAAAAACGTTGAAACTTCAGATTTTATAAAAGAAGTAGAGCGTTTTTACGGTAAATCACTAAATACATTTGTTAATGTTTGGATTAAGCAAAAAGATTTTCCTGTAGATGCAGCTTTTGGTTTGTTGCAGGAACAGTCTACGTTTATCAATGAATATATTATGGTAGATTGCCAGGCAAAAACTTCGAAATGTGAAGACTATTTAAAGTATTACGTATCTGACGAGGCAAAGGTTAAGGTGATTTCTCAAATGCCAGAATTGGTAACAAACGATACGTTTAAGCATGGTTTTAAAGTAAGGCAAGCAATTTCGCAATACGTGAGACAAATACCAAAGGAATTAAAGGATGAATACGAAACCTTGCTAGATGATAAATCGTACATCACCATAGAAAATGCCTTGTATAATCTTTGGACGTCGTTTCCTGAAGAACGCGCAAAATATTTATCTAAAACCAGAAATGTAGTAGGTTTTAATGACAAGAATGTGCGCTTGCTTTGGATTGCTTTAAATCTGAATACGCCATTTTATCAAGCAGATAATAAGCAAGGCTTATTTGAGGAATTAGTGGGTTATACAGATGAACGCTATAATGCAGACTTGCGTATGAATGCTTTTAATTACCTCAATCTTATGAATGCATGCAACGATACTTGTAAGGCTAACTTAGAAAAGGCAAAATCTCATCATAACTGGAGAATGGTTAAGTTTGCAAAAGATATGTCTGAAAAACTAGAGAACAAAAAATAA
- a CDS encoding patatin-like phospholipase family protein, whose product MRALVISGGGSKGSFAGGVAQYLMEREKRDYDMFLGTSTGSLLVPHLALGEIGKLYDIFTNVQQQDIFSVSPFVQRKKGDREYVSIDFVNSLWQFVRMKRTFGESKALRKHIRKHFTLEEFQKIKATKHDVVVTVSNLSMNRVEYKSVNDCSYEEFCNWIWISCNYIPFMSLAMVDGYEYADGGLGCVIPIREAILRGATEVDAIVLEAENLGKQRVLGKNPFSLMMNLFGHLLDQVERSDIVIGQLAAKNKNVKLNLYYTPTSLTENSLIFSKRLMEKWWQQGYDYAEKKHSD is encoded by the coding sequence ATGCGAGCATTAGTAATTTCTGGAGGTGGAAGTAAAGGCTCTTTTGCAGGTGGAGTAGCGCAATACCTTATGGAGCGCGAAAAACGTGATTACGACATGTTTCTAGGAACGTCTACTGGGAGTTTGTTGGTGCCGCATTTAGCATTGGGTGAAATAGGTAAGCTTTATGATATTTTTACTAATGTTCAACAGCAGGATATTTTTAGTGTGAGCCCTTTTGTGCAGCGCAAAAAAGGAGATAGGGAATATGTGTCTATCGATTTTGTGAACTCGCTATGGCAGTTTGTAAGAATGAAACGCACTTTTGGTGAAAGTAAGGCACTTCGAAAACACATTCGAAAACATTTTACGCTTGAAGAATTTCAGAAGATTAAAGCGACCAAACATGATGTTGTGGTGACGGTAAGCAATCTATCAATGAATAGGGTAGAATACAAGTCTGTTAACGATTGTTCTTACGAAGAGTTTTGTAATTGGATATGGATTTCGTGTAATTACATTCCGTTTATGTCCTTGGCTATGGTAGATGGTTATGAGTATGCAGATGGAGGTTTGGGTTGTGTAATTCCAATAAGAGAAGCGATTTTGAGAGGCGCAACAGAGGTAGATGCTATTGTTCTTGAAGCTGAAAACTTAGGCAAACAACGCGTACTCGGTAAAAACCCGTTTTCATTAATGATGAATTTGTTTGGGCACTTACTCGATCAGGTAGAACGGAGCGATATTGTTATTGGTCAGCTTGCGGCCAAAAATAAAAATGTAAAACTGAATCTATATTATACACCCACGAGTTTAACCGAAAACTCTCTAATTTTCAGTAAGCGTTTAATGGAAAAATGGTGGCAGCAAGGTTATGATTATGCTGAGAAAAAGCATTCAGATTAA
- a CDS encoding DUF7935 family protein — MEQQLLNLLMYTIPALVTGAIAFLFFREHVENEYNRRNFLIKRDLKKESFPLRLQAYERMSLFLERIKPQSLLTRTSPTSSNKEDYENLLIATIEQEFEHNLTQQIYVSDQCWSIILAAKNATIQLIRKANMNEKTDSADKLREVILTELMDKSAPSNAALSFIKEEVGEMW, encoded by the coding sequence ATGGAACAACAACTTCTCAATCTTTTAATGTACACTATTCCTGCACTTGTAACAGGAGCTATTGCTTTTTTATTTTTTAGAGAACATGTAGAAAACGAATATAATCGACGTAATTTTTTAATAAAAAGAGACTTAAAAAAAGAATCGTTTCCGCTTAGGCTACAAGCCTACGAACGCATGTCTCTTTTCCTTGAACGCATTAAACCTCAGAGCTTACTAACAAGAACAAGCCCAACATCCTCAAATAAAGAGGATTACGAAAATTTACTTATAGCTACCATTGAACAAGAGTTTGAACATAATTTAACCCAGCAAATCTACGTGAGCGATCAATGTTGGAGCATTATTTTAGCTGCTAAAAATGCCACGATTCAATTAATCAGAAAAGCCAATATGAACGAGAAAACGGATAGCGCTGATAAATTGCGTGAAGTCATTTTAACCGAACTCATGGATAAATCTGCACCAAGCAATGCTGCACTTTCGTTTATAAAAGAAGAAGTTGGAGAAATGTGGTAA